A single window of Ktedonobacteraceae bacterium DNA harbors:
- a CDS encoding oxidoreductase, whose product MITRVDDLLDRITMYRLVLYVLIAYLAVAEVLSFFHLLPFSPLALLVSTAFLVLMCWATNTILARIFAVPTNVESAYITALILALIIDPISSAGGLAFLGWAAILAMSSKYILSLRNKHIFNPAAIAVVITSFALGDSASWWVGTASMLPVVLIGGALLVRKLRAGEMVLFFIGASLLTVCFVSITQGLALTKELPLLLLESPLFFFAAIMLTEPLTAPPTQLLKDIYAVIVGILFIPQIHIGPVYSTPEVALVIGNLYSYIVSPKFRVSLKLRKKSKIAPEIVEFVFKPSQKLAYRPGQYMEFTLGHPKPDSRGNRRYFTLASSPTEENLRLGVRFYENSSTFKQALYRIDARATILAGQIAGDFTLPPDPEEKLAFIAGGIGITPYRSMLKYLLDTGQRRDIVLFYVSRTADEIAYRDILSEAQAKLGIKVFCTLTNIQAIPRNWTGLTGRLNEQMILRAVPDYEERTFYLSGPPAMVRAYEHVLRNMRVGREQIKKDFFPGLV is encoded by the coding sequence ATGATAACACGCGTTGATGATCTGCTGGATCGCATCACTATGTACCGCCTGGTGCTATATGTGCTGATCGCCTACCTTGCTGTGGCGGAAGTACTTTCGTTTTTTCACCTGCTGCCCTTCTCGCCACTCGCGCTGCTGGTATCAACCGCCTTCCTCGTTCTGATGTGCTGGGCCACGAATACGATCCTGGCGCGCATCTTCGCCGTTCCAACCAACGTCGAATCGGCCTATATCACGGCCCTGATCCTGGCGCTGATCATTGACCCCATCTCGTCGGCGGGTGGCCTGGCCTTTCTCGGCTGGGCCGCCATCCTGGCCATGTCTTCCAAATATATTCTCTCTCTTCGCAACAAGCACATCTTTAACCCCGCCGCGATTGCGGTCGTGATTACCTCGTTTGCGCTGGGCGATTCCGCCAGCTGGTGGGTGGGAACCGCAAGTATGCTGCCCGTGGTATTGATTGGTGGAGCGCTGCTGGTGCGCAAGCTGCGCGCGGGCGAAATGGTCTTGTTCTTTATTGGCGCTTCCCTGCTCACCGTGTGTTTCGTCAGCATCACGCAGGGGCTTGCTTTGACCAAAGAACTGCCGCTGCTGCTGCTCGAATCGCCCCTCTTTTTCTTCGCGGCGATCATGCTGACGGAGCCGCTCACAGCGCCGCCGACACAATTGCTGAAAGATATCTATGCCGTTATCGTAGGTATCCTGTTCATACCGCAAATTCATATCGGGCCTGTCTATTCCACGCCCGAAGTGGCTCTGGTGATCGGCAACCTTTACTCCTACATCGTGAGTCCCAAGTTCAGGGTTTCGCTCAAGTTGCGCAAAAAAAGCAAGATCGCACCGGAAATCGTCGAATTCGTCTTCAAACCATCACAAAAACTGGCCTACCGGCCAGGGCAGTATATGGAGTTCACTCTTGGGCACCCAAAACCGGATAGCAGGGGCAACCGGCGTTATTTTACGCTTGCATCTTCTCCGACCGAGGAAAATCTGCGTCTGGGAGTGCGCTTCTACGAAAACAGCAGCACATTCAAGCAGGCCCTGTATCGCATCGATGCCCGCGCAACCATCCTGGCCGGACAGATTGCCGGGGATTTTACGCTGCCACCTGACCCAGAAGAAAAGCTCGCCTTCATCGCCGGTGGCATCGGCATTACGCCCTACCGCAGCATGTTGAAATACCTGCTCGACACCGGCCAGCGGCGCGATATCGTGCTGTTTTATGTCAGCCGCACGGCGGACGAGATCGCCTACAGGGACATTTTAAGCGAGGCACAGGCGAAACTCGGCATCAAGGTATTCTGCACGCTGACTAACATACAAGCGATCCCGCGCAACTGGACCGGCCTGACAGGGCGCTTGAACGAGCAGATGATTCTGAGAGCCGTTCCAGACTACGAGGAGCGCACATTTTACCTGTCCGGCCCTCCAGCAATGGTGCGAGCATATGAACACGTCCTCAGGAATATGCGTGTTGGGCGCGAACAGATAAAAAAGGATTTTTTTCCCGGGCTGGTGTAG
- a CDS encoding FAD:protein FMN transferase, whose amino-acid sequence MRQLQLLMGMPITVEIDDARVTQADIASVFDYFRVIDATFSTYKENSEISQINRGELRPEEYSNDMRTILALSEQTRQETGGYFDIQHNGILDPSGIVKGWAILQAATMLREAAFQHFYIDAGGDMQVSGYKDGKPGRLWRIGIRNPFNRNEIVKVLALTNKGIATSGTAIRGQHIYNPHHPGQQLLDVASLTVIGPNVYEADRFATAAFAMGKKGIYFIEELPGFEGYMIDASARATYTTGFERYVLQDDNTR is encoded by the coding sequence ATGAGACAACTGCAGCTACTCATGGGTATGCCCATCACAGTCGAGATTGATGATGCTCGCGTCACGCAAGCCGACATTGCCAGCGTGTTTGACTATTTTCGCGTCATCGATGCTACCTTCAGCACTTACAAGGAAAACAGCGAGATTTCTCAAATCAACCGCGGCGAGTTGCGCCCCGAAGAGTATAGCAATGATATGCGGACCATCCTGGCGTTAAGCGAGCAGACGCGGCAGGAAACCGGCGGCTACTTCGACATCCAGCATAACGGCATCCTCGATCCGTCCGGCATCGTCAAGGGCTGGGCCATCCTGCAAGCCGCGACGATGCTGAGAGAAGCAGCATTTCAGCATTTCTACATCGATGCCGGCGGCGATATGCAAGTGTCGGGCTACAAAGATGGGAAACCTGGGAGACTGTGGCGCATCGGCATCCGCAATCCGTTCAATCGCAACGAAATCGTCAAAGTGCTGGCGCTCACAAATAAGGGCATTGCCACGTCTGGCACGGCCATTCGCGGGCAGCACATTTACAATCCGCATCATCCAGGACAACAACTGCTGGACGTTGCCAGCCTGACGGTTATAGGCCCCAATGTCTATGAAGCCGACCGCTTTGCCACGGCTGCTTTCGCGATGGGAAAGAAGGGCATCTATTTTATCGAAGAGTTGCCAGGGTTTGAGGGATATATGATCGATGCCTCCGCACGCGCAACCTATACCACCGGTTTTGAAAGGTATGTACTGCAAGATGATAACACGCGTTGA
- a CDS encoding FMN-binding protein, whose translation MKKIIVSVVIIGVFVVYCFLYGRAGLIAQVPTSTVDSRPASSATAPASTSTPPAGGTGGTTSTPAPGALYKDGSYTGSVADAQWGNVQVKAVIQNGKITDVQFLQYPNDRSRSVYINSIADPELTSEAIQAQSANVDIITGATDTSMAFIQSLSDALAQAKA comes from the coding sequence GTGAAAAAAATCATTGTTTCGGTCGTTATTATTGGAGTCTTTGTTGTATATTGTTTTCTCTATGGTCGCGCCGGTCTGATTGCGCAGGTGCCGACCTCTACTGTAGACTCTCGTCCTGCGAGTTCCGCCACGGCCCCCGCTTCAACCTCTACTCCTCCGGCAGGCGGGACAGGGGGAACCACTTCGACGCCGGCGCCAGGAGCGCTCTACAAAGACGGTTCCTACACGGGCAGCGTCGCCGATGCTCAGTGGGGCAATGTGCAGGTCAAAGCCGTCATTCAGAACGGCAAGATTACCGACGTGCAGTTCTTGCAGTATCCCAATGATCGCAGCCGCTCCGTCTACATCAATAGTATCGCCGACCCGGAACTGACGAGCGAGGCGATCCAGGCCCAGAGCGCCAATGTCGATATTATTACAGGCGCCACCGATACCAGCATGGCCTTCATTCAATCTCTCTCCGACGCGCTTGCGCAGGCGAAAGCATAA